The Legionella adelaidensis genomic interval ATCTTGTATACGTTCCCAAACTTGGGTTCTACCTAACATGGAAAAGCCCACATAACCGCGTATATAAAGTTTGTCGTTACGGACTTTCAATTTTACGCGATAAATTTTTCCAGTTTTTGCATCTAGAATTCTACCGCCACTCCATACACCATGGCCATTATCTGAACATCCCCATAAAAATTGCAGCCCTTGAATGGGTTTATCTTTAAAAGGATCGGGGCACTTGGAACAGAGCCCTGTATCTCCCGGTTGTTGGAATACACGAACGATTTGGCCAACTAAATTTCCTTTAACAATATCTAACCGGACTTCAGCTCTTTTTTTCCCTGTTTTATCATCTGTGGTAAGCCAGTTGCCTACAGGAGAGCTAGCCAATGCAACTGGAAAATAGAATAAGGCCAAAACAATGGCAAGTACGTATCTCAATTGTTTCATCTGTATTCTCCTAAAAAAATCCATGTCCACAGAATATGCGAATGAATAGTGCTTTGCAACGGCAAATATTAACTCAATGGTTTAAAAAAGTGAGCAATATCCTCTTCAGTCAAAATGAGATTACCACTCTTTTGCATAGAAAGAACCCCTTCTATTAACATCTTTTTCTTATTTTGTAATTTCAATATGGCTTCTTCTACCGTACCTGAGGTAACTAACTTATAGACAAATACCGGATTTTGTTGCCCAATCCGGTGGGTTCTATCTGTCGCTTGTCCCTCTATTGCCGGATTCCACCAGGGATCATAATGAATGACAGTGTCTGCGCGAGTAAGATTTAATCCGACGCCACCTGCTTTTAGACTTATCAGGAACAGGGAGTAATTCCCTTTTTGGAATTCATCAATAAGCGGTTGACGATTTGTAGTGCTTCCGGTCAATTTTAAATAATTATATTTTCGGCTTTGTATTGCCTCTTCGATCAGGGTCAGCATAGACGTAAATTGAGAAAAAATAAGCACTTTTCTCCCCTCGGCAATTAAATTATCTAATAACTCCATTAAAGCTTCTAATTTTGCTGACTCCCCATAGGCCATTTCCGCCTCGGGTATTTTTAGTAATCGCGGATCGCAGCATACTTGGCGCAATTTTAATAAAGCATCCAAAATTAGAATATGACTCCGGTTAATCCCTTGTTGCATAATAGCTTCCCTGACTTTCTTTTCCATAGTCAGGCGAATGGCTTCATATAAGTCTCTTTGTTTGCCTTGTAGCTCTATGGATAAAGTAGTTTCCGTTTTTAAAGGCAATTCTTTAGCTACCTGATTTTTGGTTCGTCTTAGTAGAAAAGGTTGAATTCTTTGCACCAACTGTATTTTTCTCTCCTCATCTCCTTCTTTTTCAATAGGATTACGGAAATATTTTTTAAATTGTTTAGGCGTACCCAAAAATCCAGGCATTAAAAAATGAAATAATGACCATAATTCACCTAAATGATTTTCCATTGGAGTACCAGTAAGACATAGGCGGTAATCGCTTTTAAGTTGATGAACTATTTGTG includes:
- a CDS encoding DUF2147 domain-containing protein, with translation MKQLRYVLAIVLALFYFPVALASSPVGNWLTTDDKTGKKRAEVRLDIVKGNLVGQIVRVFQQPGDTGLCSKCPDPFKDKPIQGLQFLWGCSDNGHGVWSGGRILDAKTGKIYRVKLKVRNDKLYIRGYVGFSMLGRTQVWERIQDNKKA